In Pseudorasbora parva isolate DD20220531a chromosome 9, ASM2467924v1, whole genome shotgun sequence, the following proteins share a genomic window:
- the psmb5 gene encoding proteasome subunit beta type-5, whose product MALSSVLRSESADFSDRFDRHFSRGCGTNQTDLGFGDALSDSLNFAVKPLGEEDEQERKIEFLHGTTTLAFKFQHGVIVAVDSRATAGSYIASQTVKKVIEINPYLLGTMAGGAADCSFWERLLARQCRIYELRNKERISVAAASKLLANMVYQYKGMGLSMGTMVCGWDKRGPGLYYVDSEGNRVCGDLFAVGSGSMYAYGVVDSGLRQDLTVEEACDLGRRAIYQATYRDAYSGGQVNLYHVHSEGWERVSQEDVLQLHHKYLSEKA is encoded by the exons ATGGCGCTGTCTAGTGTATTGCGGAGTGAGTCTGCTGATTTCTCGGATCGTTTTGACCGGCATTTTTCGCGCGGTTGTGGCACCAACCAGACGGATCTCGGCTTTGGAGACGCACTGAGTGACAGTCTGAACTTTGCCGTGAAACCACTGGGTGAAGAGGATGAACAGGAGAGAAAAATCGAGTTTCTGCATGGCACGACCACCTTAGCATTCAAA TTTCAGCATGGTGTCATTGTGGCCGTGGATTCCAGAGCAACAGCCGGCTCCTATATCGCTTCACAAACAGTGAAGAAGGTGATTGAAATCAACCCGTACCTGCTCGGCACTATGGCCGGTGGAGCCGCGGACTGCAGCTTCTGGGAGCGCCTGCTGGCCAGGCAGTGCCGCATCTACGAGCTGCGCAACAAAGAGCGCATTTCGGTGGCAGCTGCCTCTAAGCTACTGGCCAACATGGTGTATCAGTACAAAGGCATGGGCCTCAGCATGGGCACGATGGTCTGCGGCTGGGACAAAAGAGGGCCAG GGCTCTACTACGTGGACTCTGAGGGCAACCGTGTGTGCGGAGACCTGTTCGCAGTTGGTTCGGGATCCATGTACGCCTACGGTGTCGTCGACAGTGGCCTTCGCCAAGACCTGACCGTAGAGGAAGCCTGTGACCTGGGCCGCCGTGCTATCTACCAAGCTACTTACCGTGACGCCTACAGCGGAGGCCAAGTCAATCTCTACCACGTGCACAGCGAGGGTTGGGAAAGGGTCTCTCAGGAAGACGTGCTTCAGCTGCACCATAAATACCTGAGCGAGAAAGCATAG
- the psmb11a gene encoding proteasome subunit beta type-11a, with translation MALQDVCDFLETLDDSSPCTYLPNEMGHMWRTPFEFDRDSPFHFLFPPQQNSRKRKAPTLLSSTLSSRSPHQQPFHLSHGTTTLGFIFQDGVIAAADTRASCKGLICCPISQKIMPIHSHLVVNTSGSGADCMLWERILTREMRLYQLRHRRRLSVNGAAKLLSMMLHPFKGTNVCVAATLCGWDGEETRIQQETLRSSMEMADVKEAMEHDTAISAISDESALGSEKMASINKEEEILKDTHALNPSESDQNTKNVLSTFGGRSGPRVCYVCSDGLQLKGEIISVGSGSPYAYAVLDDGWRWGMTVDEAVGLAREAVFRATHWDAYSGNNVDLFHITAHGCRRRDREDLKEEFYREREREKEKIKEREKERQKTVR, from the coding sequence ATGGCTCTTCAGGATGTTTGTGATTTCCTGGAGACCCTTGATGACAGCAGCCCATGCACTTATCTACCAAATGAGATGGGACACATGTGGAGAACACCATTTGAGTTTGACAGAGACAGTCCTTTCCATTTTCTTTTCCCCCCTCAGCAGAACAGCAGAAAAAGAAAGGCGCCAACTCTTCTCTCTTCAACTCTCTCCTCTCGCTCACCTCATCAGCAACCCTTTCATCTATCACATGGTACCACCACTTTGGGTTTTATATTTCAGGATGGTGTGATAGCCGCTGCGGACACTCGCGCCAGCTGTAAGGGTCTAATTTGCTGCCCGATAAGTCAGAAGATTATGCCCATCCACTCTCACTTGGTGGTCAACACCTCGGGCAGCGGTGCCGATTGTATGCTATGGGAACGGATCCTCACCCGTGAGATGAGGCTATACCAACTTCGACATCGCAGGAGACTAAGTGTCAATGGAGCTGCAAAGCTGCTATCCATGATGCTTCATCCATTCAAAGGCactaatgtgtgtgtggcagcTACTCTATGTGGATGGGATGGAGAAGAAACTCGGATACAGCAGGAAACCCTACGGTCTAGCATGGAAATGGCAGATGTTAAGGAAGCAATGGAACATGATACCGCAATATCTGCAATTTCAGATGAATCTGCTCTAGGTAGTGAGAAAATGGCTTCAATAAATAAGGAGGAGGAGATTTTGAAGGACACTCATGCACTAAATCCATCTGAGTCAgatcaaaatacaaaaaatgttCTGTCTACTTTTGGAGGACGGTCTGGTCCCAGGGTGTGCTATGTTTGCAGTGATGGCCTGCAACTGAAAGGAGAGATAATATCAGTGGGCTCAGGGTCACCCTATGCGTACGCTGTTCTTGATGACGGTTGGAGATGGGGTATGACTGTGGATGAGGCAGTGGGACTGGCCCGGGAGGCTGTTTTCAGAGCCACTCACTGGGATGCCTACTCTGGGAATAATGTAGACCTTTTCCACATCACTGCCCATGGCTGCAGACGCAGAGACAGAGAAGATCTGAAAGAGGAGTTCtacagagagagggagagagagaaggagaagatcaaggagagggagaaagagagacagaaaaCAGTGAGATGA